A genomic region of Streptosporangium lutulentum contains the following coding sequences:
- a CDS encoding L-dopachrome tautomerase-related protein: protein MTVNDHKAAGEQTAQPFGTLELVHAFREGPMPTGVTVSPTGRIFVNYPLWGDDVAATVAELRDGRAVPFPDQAWNGRSGDPAKRLVSVQSVVVDPAGRLWILDTGSPLFKPTEPGGPKLVCVDLRTDTVIRVIAFEPGVAPSTSYLNDVRFDLRKAAEGIAYITDSSGDGPNAIVVVDLATGQAWRRLDDHPSTRAESPPSYLPIVEGRVFMERPKDGPPKPVLMGADGIAISADGRRLFYCPLMSRHLYSVSADALADRSAGEEEVAATVVDEGDKGGSADGLETDDAGRVYITNWEHNAIMRRLPDGTFETFVHDPRLL from the coding sequence ATGACGGTGAACGATCACAAAGCCGCCGGAGAGCAGACCGCCCAGCCGTTTGGCACGCTGGAGCTGGTGCACGCCTTCAGGGAAGGCCCGATGCCGACCGGCGTCACGGTGTCGCCCACTGGCCGGATCTTCGTCAACTATCCGCTCTGGGGCGATGACGTCGCCGCCACCGTGGCCGAGCTGCGCGACGGCAGGGCCGTGCCGTTCCCGGACCAGGCGTGGAACGGCCGTTCCGGTGACCCGGCCAAGCGGCTGGTGTCGGTGCAGAGCGTGGTGGTCGACCCGGCCGGCCGTCTGTGGATCCTGGACACCGGCAGCCCGCTGTTCAAGCCCACCGAACCGGGCGGCCCCAAGCTGGTCTGCGTGGACCTGCGGACCGACACCGTGATCCGGGTCATCGCCTTCGAGCCCGGCGTGGCGCCGAGCACCTCCTACCTCAACGACGTCCGCTTCGACCTGCGCAAGGCGGCCGAGGGCATCGCCTACATCACCGATTCCTCCGGCGACGGTCCCAACGCCATCGTCGTGGTGGATCTGGCGACCGGACAGGCATGGCGGCGACTGGACGACCACCCCAGCACCAGGGCCGAAAGCCCGCCCTCCTACCTGCCGATCGTCGAGGGCCGCGTCTTCATGGAACGCCCGAAGGACGGTCCGCCCAAGCCCGTCCTGATGGGCGCCGACGGCATCGCCATCTCAGCCGACGGCCGGCGGCTGTTCTACTGCCCGCTCATGTCACGACACCTGTACAGCGTGTCGGCCGACGCCCTGGCCGACCGCTCGGCCGGTGAGGAGGAGGTGGCGGCCACGGTCGTGGACGAGGGAGACAAGGGCGGCTCGGCCGATGGCCTGGAAACCGACGACGCCGGACGCGTCTACATCACGAACTGGGAGCACAACGCCATCATGCGCCGCCTCCCCGACGGAACCTTCGAGACCTTCGTGCACGACCCGAGGCTGCTGTAG